Proteins from a single region of Streptomyces glaucescens:
- a CDS encoding sirohydrochlorin chelatase, translated as MDSQRSHRPGPPALVVVAHGSRDPRALATVRALLDRVRALRPGLPVHLGHIELNQPLLPGTLAALGDREAVLVPLLLSRGYHVKQDIPAMAAAAPARTRLAAPLGPHPLLVDTLHTRLTEAGWRPPATDAERRATAVILAAAGSRDPDSATDTGRTAALLAARLGVPVLPAYACAATPTVDAAVRSLRARGRHRIAVASCFTAPGRFATECAQAAPGIAADPLGAHPLMAELLLHRYEEARATRRATEPALAATR; from the coding sequence ATGGACAGCCAGCGCAGCCACCGCCCCGGACCCCCCGCGCTCGTCGTCGTGGCCCACGGCAGCCGCGACCCGCGCGCCCTCGCCACGGTCCGCGCCCTCCTCGACCGCGTCCGCGCCCTGCGCCCCGGCCTGCCGGTCCACCTCGGCCACATCGAACTGAACCAGCCCCTGCTGCCCGGCACCCTCGCCGCCCTCGGAGACCGCGAGGCCGTCCTCGTCCCGCTCCTCCTCAGCCGCGGCTACCACGTCAAGCAGGACATCCCCGCGATGGCCGCCGCCGCCCCGGCCCGCACCCGCCTGGCCGCCCCGCTCGGACCGCACCCCCTCCTCGTCGACACCCTCCACACCCGCCTGACGGAGGCCGGCTGGCGTCCCCCGGCGACGGACGCCGAACGCCGCGCCACCGCCGTGATCCTCGCCGCCGCGGGCTCCCGCGACCCCGACTCGGCGACGGACACCGGCCGCACGGCCGCACTCCTCGCCGCCCGCCTCGGCGTCCCGGTGCTCCCCGCCTACGCCTGCGCCGCGACCCCGACGGTGGACGCGGCCGTCCGCTCCCTGCGGGCCCGCGGCCGCCACCGCATCGCCGTCGCCTCCTGCTTCACGGCCCCCGGCCGCTTCGCGACGGAGTGCGCGCAGGCCGCCCCGGGCATCGCCGCCGACCCCCTGGGCGCCCACCCGCTGATGGCCGAACTCCTCCTGCACCGCTACGAAGAGGCGAGGGCGACCCGGCGGGCGACGGAGCCGGCGCTCGCCGCGACTCGCTGA
- a CDS encoding vancomycin high temperature exclusion protein: MKIVRPRPPRTRAGRRRLVQAVMAACVLALLPSTWLYVSTGDRLRTTADVPRTEVAVVFGAGLWNGAPSPYLAHRLDAAAELYRTGRIEVVLVTGDNSRKDYDEPDAMRAYLTRHGVPDARIVSDYAGFDTWDSCVRAKRIFGVDEAVLISQDFHIRRAVALCREAGVASYGVGVPARRDATWYYGGVREVFAGGKAALDAVLEPDPRFLGPEEPGVRRALAAGR, encoded by the coding sequence ATGAAGATCGTACGACCTCGTCCGCCGCGTACCCGGGCCGGCCGCCGGCGGCTGGTGCAGGCCGTGATGGCGGCCTGCGTGCTCGCGCTGCTGCCGTCGACCTGGCTGTACGTCTCGACCGGCGACCGGCTGCGCACCACCGCCGACGTGCCGCGCACCGAGGTCGCCGTCGTCTTCGGCGCCGGCCTGTGGAACGGCGCGCCGTCCCCGTACCTCGCCCACCGGCTCGACGCGGCGGCCGAGCTGTACCGGACGGGCCGGATCGAGGTGGTCCTGGTGACCGGCGACAACAGCCGGAAGGACTACGACGAGCCGGACGCGATGCGCGCCTACCTCACCCGGCACGGCGTCCCGGACGCGCGGATCGTCAGCGACTACGCGGGCTTCGACACCTGGGACTCCTGCGTCCGCGCCAAGCGGATCTTCGGGGTGGACGAGGCGGTGCTGATCAGCCAGGACTTCCACATCCGGCGGGCGGTCGCGCTGTGCCGGGAGGCGGGGGTGGCGTCGTACGGCGTCGGGGTGCCCGCCCGGCGGGACGCGACCTGGTACTACGGCGGGGTGCGGGAGGTCTTCGCCGGCGGCAAGGCGGCGCTGGACGCGGTCCTCGAACCCGATCCGCGGTTCCTCGGACCCGAGGAGCCCGGAGTGCGGCGCGCGCTGGCCGCCGGGCGCTGA